One window of Enterobacter sp. RHBSTW-00175 genomic DNA carries:
- a CDS encoding capsular polysaccharide synthesis protein translates to MMNLNLINKLIKKARRWQKKTGLSLFQRAAAHFEQKKKETLFGVIDALKIQPESASNTEPSQSRIIWICWFQGLESAPELVKRCIESVQRNTPDAQVVILTDDNIPDYLSLPEHIKTKYQAGLISKAQYSDIVRCSLLYQYGGIWMDATVFMTKAVPESFYENSFSSLRFDSRENATSQGFWTAYFLASQKGNTLVKLVRDILYRYWQHHDTLIEYFLIDYSFLYARERYPQFHEVMNAQPVTGNNRFLIRQFISAAPDAAAIDTLNRDPVGIYKLSHKEQYRTADNGKPTLYSQILDDTFRL, encoded by the coding sequence ATGATGAATCTCAATCTAATCAATAAACTCATCAAAAAAGCACGGCGCTGGCAGAAGAAAACCGGTTTATCTCTTTTCCAGCGTGCGGCTGCGCATTTTGAGCAGAAGAAAAAAGAGACGCTGTTTGGCGTTATTGATGCGCTGAAAATTCAGCCAGAATCCGCGAGCAACACTGAACCCAGCCAGTCGCGCATTATCTGGATCTGCTGGTTTCAGGGGCTGGAAAGCGCGCCAGAGCTGGTTAAGCGTTGTATCGAATCCGTACAACGTAATACGCCTGACGCTCAGGTTGTTATCCTGACGGATGACAATATCCCTGATTACCTCTCATTACCGGAACACATTAAAACCAAGTATCAGGCCGGGCTTATCAGCAAAGCACAATATTCCGATATTGTTCGCTGCTCATTGCTGTATCAGTACGGCGGGATCTGGATGGATGCCACCGTCTTTATGACGAAAGCCGTGCCCGAGTCTTTCTATGAAAATAGCTTCTCTTCGCTGCGTTTTGACTCACGCGAAAATGCGACAAGCCAGGGATTCTGGACGGCCTATTTTCTTGCCTCGCAAAAGGGCAATACGCTGGTGAAACTGGTTCGGGATATCCTTTATCGTTACTGGCAACATCACGATACCCTGATCGAATATTTCCTGATTGATTACAGCTTCTTGTATGCCCGCGAACGTTATCCTCAGTTTCACGAGGTAATGAATGCGCAGCCGGTGACGGGAAATAATCGCTTTTTGATTCGCCAGTTTATCTCTGCTGCACCTGATGCAGCGGCGATTGATACCCTGAACCGCGATCCCGTGGGGATCTATAAACTCTCCCACAAGGAACAGTATCGTACTGCGGATAACGGGAAGCCGACGCTGTACAGCCAGATCCTCGACGATACCTTCCGTCTGTAA